In Tautonia rosea, the genomic window AAGAAGAATAAGGCGGGCGACAGCGGCCCACTCGACGATTCCGAACGGGTCTGGATTGGGGCGGACAGTTGCCAATCACACGACATGAGGTCCGAGAAAGTTCGGAGGGTGTTCATGTCGGACGATTGGTCAGGGCTGCCAATCAGGTCGGACCGGACCGAAGTAGGACCCCAGCCATTTCCCTGTTGAATTGTAAAGGGCCGTTCGGAAGAGGGTCAAGCAGAGGGAGTCACATCCCGAAGCCCGAAAGTTTTTTCGAAAAGTCGCACGGCAATGGATTGACAGCGGTGATCGAAGGCGTTACTTCTTCAAATTGCCAACGTAGCGATCTCGCCTGCGATGGCATTTTTCGGGGAGTTTTCCCCGATTGGTCGGGAGGAACGTTGGATCGCGTTCGCGACGTCATGATCTCTCATTTCTTCCGTCCCTGTGTCAGGGTGCATCTCGCGGCTGGCACACTCCGATTTCCCATCTCCGTTTGCGCTCGGTGGAGTGCCTGAGTCAGACCCAGGCGAACGTCATGGCGAAGCGACTCTACGTCGGGAACCTAGCCTACACGGTCAACGATGCGGACCTGCTCGCCCTGTTCGAGCAATATGGTGCGGTCCGCTCCGCGCAGGTTCTGAAAGATCGTGAAACTAACCGGAGCCGTGGCTTCGGCTTCGTTGAAATGGATAACGATGACGAGGCCGACAACGCGATTTCCGCGCTGGACGGCCAGGACCACTCCGGTCGTCGCTTGACGGTGAATGAGGCCCGGCCTCGGACGCCCGGTGGCAACGGCGGCGGTGGTGGTGGCTACGGCCGTGGTGGTGGTGGCGGCGGCTATGGCGGCGGCGGCTACGGCGGCGGTGGCGGCTACGGTGGCGGCGGTGGTGGCGGCGGCTACGACCGCTATT contains:
- a CDS encoding RNA recognition motif domain-containing protein; this translates as MAKRLYVGNLAYTVNDADLLALFEQYGAVRSAQVLKDRETNRSRGFGFVEMDNDDEADNAISALDGQDHSGRRLTVNEARPRTPGGNGGGGGGYGRGGGGGGYGGGGYGGGGGYGGGGGGGGYDRY